The following coding sequences lie in one Stigmatopora argus isolate UIUO_Sarg chromosome 5, RoL_Sarg_1.0, whole genome shotgun sequence genomic window:
- the tbx1 gene encoding T-box transcription factor TBX1 isoform X1 — protein sequence MDDGGPLSPKANAFSIASLICGAEREGNAAFDGRSAGPDGDKPSRNRGRNRDRNRGHRAMHYSTVTREMEAISSPWLTQLSHFCDVAAFTTSSLSNLNAPGGYHLSPSPGDPYGQHEGHFEPCPAAQPNYGYPGQGQGQGQQTPSSEATGTPCSSSSSNSTPNGKNVVKKNPKVANINVQLEMKALWDEFNQLGTEMIVTKAGRRMFPTFQVKIFGMDPMADYMLLMDFLPVDDKRYRYAFHSSSWLVAGKADPATPGRVHYHPDSPAKGAQWMKQIVSFDKLKLTNNLLDDNGHIILNSMHRYQPRFHVVYVDPRKDSEKYAEENYKTFVFEETRFTAVTAYQNHRITQLKIASNPFAKGFRDCDPEDWPRNHRPGSLPIMSAFARTRNPMSSPPQQNGTEKDDSRREYEREPGGTPIHADPAHQLMSRVLSPALPVPGGLHAVPLSGGRPSPPHDLRPDPHSLPPETLHHHPYKYPATYEHYLGAKTRPSPYPLPGIRGHTYHHHHHMNPTANMYSATSGPANYDYGPR from the exons ATGGACGACGGTGGTCCGCTGTCTCCCAAAGCGAATGCTTTCAGTATCGCTTCTCTGATTTGCGGCGCGGAGCGAGAAGGAAACGCGGCGTTTGACGGGCGGAGCGCCGGCCCGGACGGGGATAAACCGAGCCGCAACCGGGGCCGGAACCGGGACCGAAACCGGGGACACCGCGCAATGCATTACAGCACGGTCACCCGGGAAATGGAAG CCATTTCCAGCCCGTGGCTGACGCAGCTGTCCCATTTTTGCGATGTTGCAGCCTTCACCACCAGCAGTCTGAGCAACCTCAACGCCCCCGGGGGGTACCATCTCTCCCCTTCCCCCGGGGACCCTTACGGCCAGCACGAAGGCCACTTTGAGCCATGCCCGGCGGCTCAGCCTAACTACGGCTATCCGGGCCAGGGACAGGGACAGGGCCAGCAGACCCCGTCGAGCGAGGCAACCGGGACCCCTTGCTCGTCGTCCTCGTCCAACTCGACTCCGAATGGCAAGAACGTGGTCAAGAAGAACCCCAAAGTGGCCAACATTAACGTCCAGCTGGAGATGAAAGCCTTGTGGGATGAATTTAATCAGTTGGGAACGGAGATGATCGTCACCAAGGCAGGAAG GAGAATGTTTCCAACTTTCCAAGTCAAAATATTCGGGATGGATCCAATGGCGGATTACATGCTTCTAATGGACTTCTTGCCCGTGGATGACAAACGTTACAG GTATGCGTTCCACAGTTCTTCCTGGCTCGTGGCCGGCAAGGCTGACCCGGCGACACCGGGAAGGGTGCACTACCACCCGGATTCTCCGGCTAAAGGGGCCCAGTGGATGAAGCAGATCGTTTCATTCGACAAACTCAAACTCACTAACAACCTCCTGGACGATAACGGACAT ATCATTCTCAATTCAATGCACCGCTACCAGCCCAGGTTTCACGTGGTTTACGTGGATCCACGCAAGGACAGCGAGAAGTATGCAGAGGAGAATTACAAAACATTTGTGTTCGAGGAAACACGCTTTACCGCCGTCACGGCATACCAGAATCACCGG ATCACTCAACTAAAGATTGCCAGCAATCCTTTTGCAAAAGGTTTCCGTGACTGTGACCCAGAGGATTG GCCCAGGAATCACAGGCCAGGCTCTTTGCCAATAATGAGTGCTTTTGCCAGAACAAGAAACCCAATGTCATCTCCTCCTCAGCAGAATGGCACAGAGAAAG ATGACAGCAGACGCGAATACGAGCGAGAGCCCGGCGGCACCCCCATCCACGCGGACCCGGCTCACCAGCTGATGTCCCGAGTCCTCAGCCCGGCCCTGCCCGTCCCGGGGGGCCTCCACGCCGTCCCGCTCAGCGGCGGCCGGCCGAGCCCCCCGCACGACCTCCGGCCAGACCCACACTCACTACCCCCGGAAACCCTGCACCACCACCCCTACAAGTACCCCGCCACCTACGAACACTACTTGGGAGCCAAGACCCGGCCGTCGCCTTACCCTTTACCCGGCATCCGAGGGCACACgtaccatcaccaccaccacatgAACCCAACGGCCAACATGTACTCGGCCACCAGTGGGCCGGCAAACTACGACTACGGGCCCAGATAA
- the tbx1 gene encoding T-box transcription factor TBX1 isoform X2 produces the protein MDDGGPLSPKANAFSIASLICGAEREGNAAFDGRSAGPDGDKPSRNRGRNRDRNRGHRAMHYSTVTREMEAFTTSSLSNLNAPGGYHLSPSPGDPYGQHEGHFEPCPAAQPNYGYPGQGQGQGQQTPSSEATGTPCSSSSSNSTPNGKNVVKKNPKVANINVQLEMKALWDEFNQLGTEMIVTKAGRRMFPTFQVKIFGMDPMADYMLLMDFLPVDDKRYRYAFHSSSWLVAGKADPATPGRVHYHPDSPAKGAQWMKQIVSFDKLKLTNNLLDDNGHIILNSMHRYQPRFHVVYVDPRKDSEKYAEENYKTFVFEETRFTAVTAYQNHRITQLKIASNPFAKGFRDCDPEDWPRNHRPGSLPIMSAFARTRNPMSSPPQQNGTEKDDSRREYEREPGGTPIHADPAHQLMSRVLSPALPVPGGLHAVPLSGGRPSPPHDLRPDPHSLPPETLHHHPYKYPATYEHYLGAKTRPSPYPLPGIRGHTYHHHHHMNPTANMYSATSGPANYDYGPR, from the exons ATGGACGACGGTGGTCCGCTGTCTCCCAAAGCGAATGCTTTCAGTATCGCTTCTCTGATTTGCGGCGCGGAGCGAGAAGGAAACGCGGCGTTTGACGGGCGGAGCGCCGGCCCGGACGGGGATAAACCGAGCCGCAACCGGGGCCGGAACCGGGACCGAAACCGGGGACACCGCGCAATGCATTACAGCACGGTCACCCGGGAAATGGAAG CCTTCACCACCAGCAGTCTGAGCAACCTCAACGCCCCCGGGGGGTACCATCTCTCCCCTTCCCCCGGGGACCCTTACGGCCAGCACGAAGGCCACTTTGAGCCATGCCCGGCGGCTCAGCCTAACTACGGCTATCCGGGCCAGGGACAGGGACAGGGCCAGCAGACCCCGTCGAGCGAGGCAACCGGGACCCCTTGCTCGTCGTCCTCGTCCAACTCGACTCCGAATGGCAAGAACGTGGTCAAGAAGAACCCCAAAGTGGCCAACATTAACGTCCAGCTGGAGATGAAAGCCTTGTGGGATGAATTTAATCAGTTGGGAACGGAGATGATCGTCACCAAGGCAGGAAG GAGAATGTTTCCAACTTTCCAAGTCAAAATATTCGGGATGGATCCAATGGCGGATTACATGCTTCTAATGGACTTCTTGCCCGTGGATGACAAACGTTACAG GTATGCGTTCCACAGTTCTTCCTGGCTCGTGGCCGGCAAGGCTGACCCGGCGACACCGGGAAGGGTGCACTACCACCCGGATTCTCCGGCTAAAGGGGCCCAGTGGATGAAGCAGATCGTTTCATTCGACAAACTCAAACTCACTAACAACCTCCTGGACGATAACGGACAT ATCATTCTCAATTCAATGCACCGCTACCAGCCCAGGTTTCACGTGGTTTACGTGGATCCACGCAAGGACAGCGAGAAGTATGCAGAGGAGAATTACAAAACATTTGTGTTCGAGGAAACACGCTTTACCGCCGTCACGGCATACCAGAATCACCGG ATCACTCAACTAAAGATTGCCAGCAATCCTTTTGCAAAAGGTTTCCGTGACTGTGACCCAGAGGATTG GCCCAGGAATCACAGGCCAGGCTCTTTGCCAATAATGAGTGCTTTTGCCAGAACAAGAAACCCAATGTCATCTCCTCCTCAGCAGAATGGCACAGAGAAAG ATGACAGCAGACGCGAATACGAGCGAGAGCCCGGCGGCACCCCCATCCACGCGGACCCGGCTCACCAGCTGATGTCCCGAGTCCTCAGCCCGGCCCTGCCCGTCCCGGGGGGCCTCCACGCCGTCCCGCTCAGCGGCGGCCGGCCGAGCCCCCCGCACGACCTCCGGCCAGACCCACACTCACTACCCCCGGAAACCCTGCACCACCACCCCTACAAGTACCCCGCCACCTACGAACACTACTTGGGAGCCAAGACCCGGCCGTCGCCTTACCCTTTACCCGGCATCCGAGGGCACACgtaccatcaccaccaccacatgAACCCAACGGCCAACATGTACTCGGCCACCAGTGGGCCGGCAAACTACGACTACGGGCCCAGATAA